In the genome of Streptomyces racemochromogenes, one region contains:
- a CDS encoding LysR family transcriptional regulator, giving the protein MDLELRHLKIVRAVADAGSLTRAATALGLAQPALSGQLKRIERALGGALFERGRDGVRTTALGELVLERARVLLPALSELQEEAVRFARGGAAGYRLGGTHGPLLGGLVDRLAHQEPGVPVTTCTSWSEREIAQGVAAGRLDFALVGACGESAPPEPGRLAWLEVARDPVHVMLADDHPLARRAEIELAELAAEAWTDVPGDGCFGDCFAAACVRAGFTPACVYETDTASCVHLVQVGRAVGLCRATFPATCGVVARPLAGSPLVWRHLLGWHPAAPAAARAPGVLAHARAAHAEALARSAGGAGGGRAAGPAVREAAMGAATS; this is encoded by the coding sequence ATGGATCTGGAGCTGAGGCACCTCAAGATCGTCAGAGCCGTGGCGGACGCCGGCAGCCTGACCCGCGCCGCCACCGCCCTCGGGCTCGCGCAGCCCGCCCTGAGCGGCCAGCTCAAACGCATCGAGCGGGCCCTGGGCGGCGCACTCTTCGAGCGCGGACGGGACGGCGTACGGACCACCGCGCTCGGCGAACTCGTGCTGGAGCGCGCCCGCGTCCTGCTGCCCGCCCTGTCCGAGCTCCAGGAGGAGGCGGTGCGCTTCGCCCGCGGCGGCGCGGCCGGGTACCGGCTCGGCGGGACCCACGGGCCGCTGCTCGGCGGGCTCGTCGACCGGCTCGCCCACCAGGAACCCGGGGTGCCGGTGACCACGTGCACGTCCTGGTCGGAACGGGAGATCGCCCAGGGCGTGGCCGCCGGGCGGCTGGACTTCGCGCTGGTCGGCGCGTGCGGCGAGAGCGCCCCGCCGGAGCCGGGCCGGCTCGCCTGGCTGGAGGTGGCCCGGGACCCGGTCCACGTGATGCTGGCCGACGACCACCCGCTGGCCCGCCGCGCGGAGATCGAGCTGGCCGAGCTGGCCGCCGAGGCCTGGACCGACGTACCGGGCGACGGCTGCTTCGGGGACTGCTTCGCGGCGGCCTGCGTCCGCGCCGGGTTCACGCCCGCCTGCGTCTACGAGACCGACACCGCGTCCTGCGTGCACCTGGTCCAGGTCGGCCGGGCCGTCGGGCTGTGCCGGGCCACGTTCCCCGCGACCTGCGGGGTGGTGGCCCGGCCGCTCGCCGGGAGCCCGCTCGTGTGGCGGCACCTGCTGGGCTGGCACCCGGCGGCGCCGGCCGCGGCCCGGGCGCCGGGCGTACTGGCGCACGCCCGGGCCGCGCACGCGGAGGCGCTGGCCCGCTCCGCGGGGGGCGCGGGTGGGGGGCGTGCGGCGGGGCCGGCGGTGCGGGAGGCGGCGATGGGGGCCGCCACGTCCTGA
- a CDS encoding nitroreductase family deazaflavin-dependent oxidoreductase: MNVVAMPPAPAGTPAPVSPVSPVDWDNPTDPHPGPRLDHVRTYVASGGTDGHLWHGVPTLLLTTLDRATGRPVRTPLVYAEDEGRYLVVAADSGGPRRPAWYGNLTAHPEVRLQVGTRTFAAWARTADPVERETYWEALTALWPPYEEYQALAGPRELPLVIVEG; the protein is encoded by the coding sequence ATGAACGTTGTTGCCATGCCGCCCGCCCCGGCCGGCACCCCCGCCCCGGTCTCCCCGGTTTCCCCGGTCGACTGGGACAACCCGACGGACCCGCACCCCGGGCCGCGGCTCGACCACGTACGGACCTACGTGGCGAGCGGCGGCACCGACGGCCACCTGTGGCACGGGGTCCCGACCCTGCTCCTGACCACCCTCGACCGCGCCACGGGCCGGCCGGTGCGCACGCCGCTGGTCTACGCCGAGGACGAGGGCCGGTACCTGGTCGTCGCCGCCGACTCGGGCGGGCCCCGCCGGCCCGCCTGGTACGGGAACCTGACCGCGCACCCGGAGGTCCGCCTCCAGGTGGGCACCCGGACCTTCGCGGCCTGGGCGCGCACGGCGGACCCCGTCGAGCGGGAGACGTACTGGGAGGCACTGACCGCACTGTGGCCGCCCTACGAGGAATACCAGGCGCTCGCGGGGCCCCGGGAGCTGCCCCTGGTGATCGTGGAGGGCTGA